The Candidatus Cloacimonadota bacterium genomic interval CGCCTCTTTTTCGCCTCCCGTTTAGTTCCCGTTTGACAGGCAGGAACTCAACGGGAAATGAATAGGATGTGAATGGGATACGGCAAAGGCTCCATATATAGTGGGTAACAAAACGGGGTATTCGTCACAGAAAATCGCGGAAAATGATAATGGATCATGGATAAACTGGATTCCGGGTCAGGCCCGGAATGACGTAGGTGTGGGGTCGGGTGGTGGTTTATGGGCTATTCCGCCCGGTCTGGATTCCGGGGCAAGCCCGGAATGACGTGGGTGTGGGGTTGGGTGGTGGTTTATAGACTATTCTGCTGGTATGGATTCCGGGTCAAGCCCGGAATGACGCGTAAAGGCATTGCCCGGAGAACCGAATATACGTCATCCCGGACGTCACCGAGCCCGCGAGGTGACATTGATCCGGGATCCATGAATGGATGTACACTGGATTCCGGGTCAAGCTCAGAATGACGTGGGTGTGGGACAAGGCCATGAATTCACAAATCCCAAAGTAGGGAGAAAGTAGGGAGATGAGCCTGAAACCCTTTACCAGTATATGTTTCAGGGCTATAGATTCACAAATACGGCCCCTCTTATATCCAGACTGATGCAACAAGAGATAGCATATGCAAGATAGTAGCTATCTCTATGAAATATAGATATATCATATATATAATATATTTAATACTTTTATATAATATTATATTATATATTCCATTTGCATCCCCCCTGGGGGAGTTCTATGTAATAGAGGGCTGTGAATTGTGAATCTATAGGCTCCAAACCCTGATGCAGAGTACGTTATAAGCCATTCTCCCTACTTTCTCCCTACTGGATTGATTTGTGAATTTATACAAAAAGGGAGGAGTTGCACCCTCCCCTGGACAGGTTATTTTTGGGCCCATGATTCCATGATAAGGTCATTTAAGGCTCTCTTTCAAATAGAGCCTTAGAAAAAAAGTTTCACCCCCAAAGGCCGGTGGTCGGAAATCTGGTTGAAGTAATTTTGCCAGCTTCCCATGAATTCATCCACGCGGATCACGCGGCATACGCTGTTGGCATTGTCGAGGGCGTCGAAAAGTTCGTTGGTGACCAGGATGTGGTCGATGTGGGAAACGTAGGGAGGGTAGGAAACATTGTTATAAGTAGGGGCCAGGGCGATGTGCATGTCCGCGAAGCGGTATTCCTCCGGTTTGTCCAGAAAGACCCGGAACACGTTGTATTCCTCCGGTTCGGCGATCTGGTCGTTCATATCGCCCACCACGATCACATTGTCATTGGGGAGGTTTTCCACGATATACTGGTCCAGCATCTGGCAGGCCAGGCGGCGGCGGCATTCCTCGTCCCAAGGGTCGGATTCGTCGATATAGTTGTCGCCATAAGCCTTCAGGTGGTTGTTTATCACTTTGAAGTTCCGGCCCTGAAAGTCGAAATCCAGGACGTAGGGCGCACGGGGAAATGGATTGGTTTGGCCCTCGTAGATGGTATAAACGTCGTTTACCCGGACCACCCGGGTATCGTAAAGATAAGCCAGGCGGTAGCTGCTGGTGGCGTTATAGATATGGGCGGAGTAGTTCGGTATCAGGTTGGCGAGTTCGTGAAAAGCGGAGCTGTCCATGATTTCCTGGAAGGCGATTATATCAGCCCGCATCTGGGGAATGATCTGGGCTATGGTTTGGATGCTGGCCTGGTCGAGGGGGAAGGTGCGGAGGTTCCAAGTGACAATTTCCAGAGACTGGTCGGAGCCGAAACTCAGGATGCTCTCGTTATCGCCGGGCACCAACGGGGTGTTGGTCCCGCAACTGAAAAGGGCTATCGCGGCCAGCAGGGGCAGCAGGGTGTATCCAAGTGATTTTTTCATCATCTGTCCAATTATCTTCTTTAAGAGATTATAACTGAAGCAAGAAACTTTCCAAATGTCACCTAATTATCAAAGCGGAGAGATTACGGAATGAAACTTGCATACTGGTATCACCAGTATCATGGGAGGATACCAATGAGATATTACTTATTGATAGTCATAATGCTTTCCCTGGGCGTGCTTTACGCCGCAGCCGGGGATGTTTGCCAAACCACCGCCTCCGGGCTCTCCGCGCGCCTGCAGAATCTGCGTCTGTCCCCTCTGGAAGCCACTGACAGCGATGATCCCGAGTTTCCGGAAACCACCCTGCTTTCGCGCACCTATGCCCTGCCCTTCCAAAGCGTGGAGCTTAGTGTGCAGAGCCTGGAATGGAAGGTTTTCGACCGGAACGGGAATTTCCTTTACAGCGAACAGAACAGGAACCTGGACGCCCTGAGCGTCGGCAACAGCTTCAGCTTCCGCGAGATGCGCGGCTTCACCGTGCTCGTCGAAACCCAGATCGACGACGGAGAAAGCATCCGGACCCTCACGAACGCGGAGTTCTCCCTGGCCGGACAACAACCCATCCCCCTGCCCCAAAGCGTCTCTCCCGCCTTCATTGACGCCTACCGGGAACTGGCGGACAACTTTGACACCTCCTACCTGCGCGATTTGCCCGTGGCCCGCCCCAAAATGCTGATTCTCAGCCACGACAACCTGGCCAATTACCAAACCAGCTTCGTGCAGTGGAAACGCCAGCAAGGATTTGACGTTTACGTGGCGTATCCCGGCGAAATCGGCAGCACCCTCACCGACTACCGCAACTTCATCCAAAACCACTACCAGCAGTATCACTGCGATTACCTGCTGCTGCTGGGCGACGTTACGGGCCAGGGTTCCTACACCATCCCCACCGCATTTTACCCCTCTCCGGAATACGCGGAAAACGACGCCGATGACCACCAGTACACGCTTCTGGAAGGCGATGACTATTTCCCGGAGATGCTGGTGGGCCGAATGTCTTTCAACGACATCTCGGAATTCCTGACCATGGCGAACAAATCCGTGAGTTATGAAAGCACTCCGTTCATGAACAACACCGCCTGGATGACCCGCGGTCTGGCAGTGGCCGGAAACTACGCGGAAGGCGGCTTGCGGCCCGTTTCCCCGGTGCATATGTCACGCTGGCTGCGCGACAAGATGCTGGATCACGGATACGCCGCTGTGGACACCGTTTTCTACCCTCCCACCTATCCGGGCACCTCCTCCATCACCGCTTCCATCAACCAGGGCGTGCAGTTCGTCAGCTACCGGGGCTGGGGCGACGCCAACGGCTGGCACTACCCCTCCTTCCACAATCCGGATCTCAATTCAACGGTCAACGGCCCCCGCATGCCGGTGGTCTTTTCCATCGTCTGCAACACAGGCGATTTCGCCAATTCCGTGAACCCCAGCTTTGGCGAAAAGTGGATGCGGATGGGCAGCGTGGCCCAGCCCAACGGCTGCGTGGCCTTTGTTGGCCCCTCAGACCTGCATACCAAGACCAGGCTGAACAACTCCATCTCCAGCGGCGCTTTTCGCAGCATCTTTGACTATGGGGTGCGCGGCTTCGGCTCCAGCGTGCTGATGGGCAAGATCGAGCTTTACAAGAATTTCCCCAACGAAATCGGCCCCAACCAGTATGTGGCCTTCTATTACCACGTTTACAACCTCCAGGGGGACCCCAGCCTCAAGATGTGGGTGCTGGTGCCCGGAAGCATCCCGGAAAGCGTGATCGAGGGCGGGCTGACCTTCTCCCCCAGCGCCTCCCACATCCGGATCAACGCCCCGGCCAACCTCGGCGCGATGGTGACCGGAACCCGTGATGGCATAAATTACACCCACGCCCAGGTGAAAAACGGCTTCGCCATCCTGCCCCTTGACCCTCAGCAGAGCGGAGACCTGACCATCACGGTGTCGCAGGAGAATTTCCTGCCCCTGGTGCGCACCCTCAGCCCCAGCGAACCCGCCGGGATCGGCATCACCGCCAACAACGCGGCTCAGCAGACCCTGAATCCAAACAGTGTCTTCGAAGCTGAGGTCACGCTGAAAAACTTCTCCGCCGCGCCAGTCACGCTGAATGAACTTGACATCAGCGCGGACGAATACGCGACAGTGGACTACAACCACAGCCCCTTCACCCTGGCCGCCGGCGAAACCCAATCGAT includes:
- a CDS encoding T9SS type A sorting domain-containing protein; translated protein: MRYYLLIVIMLSLGVLYAAAGDVCQTTASGLSARLQNLRLSPLEATDSDDPEFPETTLLSRTYALPFQSVELSVQSLEWKVFDRNGNFLYSEQNRNLDALSVGNSFSFREMRGFTVLVETQIDDGESIRTLTNAEFSLAGQQPIPLPQSVSPAFIDAYRELADNFDTSYLRDLPVARPKMLILSHDNLANYQTSFVQWKRQQGFDVYVAYPGEIGSTLTDYRNFIQNHYQQYHCDYLLLLGDVTGQGSYTIPTAFYPSPEYAENDADDHQYTLLEGDDYFPEMLVGRMSFNDISEFLTMANKSVSYESTPFMNNTAWMTRGLAVAGNYAEGGLRPVSPVHMSRWLRDKMLDHGYAAVDTVFYPPTYPGTSSITASINQGVQFVSYRGWGDANGWHYPSFHNPDLNSTVNGPRMPVVFSIVCNTGDFANSVNPSFGEKWMRMGSVAQPNGCVAFVGPSDLHTKTRLNNSISSGAFRSIFDYGVRGFGSSVLMGKIELYKNFPNEIGPNQYVAFYYHVYNLQGDPSLKMWVLVPGSIPESVIEGGLTFSPSASHIRINAPANLGAMVTGTRDGINYTHAQVKNGFAILPLDPQQSGDLTITVSQENFLPLVRTLSPSEPAGIGITANNAAQQTLNPNSVFEAEVTLKNFSAAPVTLNELDISADEYATVDYNHSPFTLAAGETQSINFTITGHADIVPRRHISFTLQSAATNLEQQFQMYGGGAEFTILNASGLISIGGTSSVEFQVMNTSASPLSDALAQCVSLTGAANFENGGSANLGNFGPGETKTFSVDITVGSEAWHGRNLPMKMVVSSNGYSNTAFYSLTAGTPATTSPTGPDEYGYFAYDSFDAGFAQTPVYNWIETDPALGGQGTVWEVMDDGSLTVDLPFSFRFYGREYNHVTMCSNGWISLLPTDMVDFYNCYIPAALGPYAMIAGYWDDLKGMKTGDNTFSNMRLIRWHDAANNRYIVQWNDAYNQYNIDLMENASLEKFQIILYPQADRDGDIVVQYHTVDNPGLTTNYCTVGIENHTQTVGLGYTHGNVYPPTATPLQAGLAIKFTTLAPDSYVAANDPVAVPFALEQNYPNPFNPSTTLSFSLAQSGQARLAVYNTKGQLIRTLVDSELSGGKHSVVWNGLDEAGKSVSSGVYLYKLETAGASQTRRMLLMK